Proteins encoded by one window of Kribbella flavida DSM 17836:
- a CDS encoding N-acetylmuramoyl-L-alanine amidase has protein sequence MRRRPKILAALAVVALPMALTGVSSGGPPPAVASVPSPGLAAAFQSAAQQYGVPESVLLAVSYAQTRWDDHGGASSTSGGYGPMHLTGVEPTALVERSAGQKLAKADSLRTLYTASDLTGLDPVALRKDPATNIAGGAALLASYQKSLGLPVGADTSPADWYGAIASYSGSPDQVGAATFADDVYAILAAGASRTTNTGQQVSMPAVKVSPLRDQLTRLKLKGGPARPAKSEAECPRSLACEWLPSPYQDLGNGDYGNHDKANRPETGKINYIIVHDTETSWQGTLRLVQDPTYVSWQYTMRSSDGQIWQHVKAKDVAWHAGNWYMNMHSIGIEHEGYAAQGATWYTEALYRNSARLVRYLAEKHDIPLDRAHIIGHDEIPGTLPTTVAGMHWDPGPYWDWERYFELLEAPIYGRSVFPVKAGSIVTIKPGFDDNVQVLTNCTGPGTTCTPQGTNFVYLRQAPDDAAPLVKDIGLRPNAPASTTQVSDIGARAGAGSRYVVAQRSGDWVAVWYLGDLAWFKSPASNPDAFAKPGLVVKPKPGKTTVPVYGRAYPEQAAYPAGIPYQPVTPLQYSIKAGQAYPVGDASIETDYYRATTFDGQPPTDHVQVLGNDRYYQIWFGHRLAYVRAADVDLRPAF, from the coding sequence ATGCGTCGTCGTCCGAAGATTCTCGCCGCACTGGCAGTGGTAGCGCTGCCCATGGCCTTGACCGGCGTGTCGTCCGGCGGTCCACCGCCCGCTGTCGCGTCCGTCCCCAGCCCTGGCCTCGCCGCCGCGTTCCAGTCCGCCGCACAACAGTACGGCGTACCGGAGTCGGTGCTGCTGGCCGTGTCCTACGCGCAGACGCGCTGGGACGACCATGGGGGTGCCTCGAGCACGTCGGGCGGCTACGGGCCGATGCACCTGACCGGCGTCGAGCCCACTGCGCTGGTGGAGCGCTCGGCCGGGCAGAAGCTCGCCAAGGCCGACTCGCTGCGCACGCTGTACACCGCCTCCGACCTGACCGGCCTGGACCCGGTCGCCCTGCGCAAGGACCCGGCGACGAACATCGCCGGTGGCGCCGCGCTGCTCGCGTCGTACCAGAAGTCGCTGGGGCTGCCCGTCGGCGCCGACACCTCGCCCGCCGACTGGTACGGCGCCATCGCGTCGTACTCCGGTTCGCCGGACCAGGTCGGCGCCGCGACCTTCGCCGACGACGTCTACGCGATCCTGGCCGCCGGTGCGAGCCGGACGACGAACACCGGGCAGCAGGTGAGCATGCCGGCGGTGAAGGTGTCCCCGCTGCGCGACCAGCTGACCCGGCTGAAGCTGAAGGGCGGCCCGGCGCGTCCCGCGAAGTCCGAGGCGGAGTGCCCGCGCTCGCTGGCCTGCGAGTGGCTGCCCTCGCCGTACCAGGACCTCGGCAACGGTGACTACGGCAACCACGACAAGGCGAACCGGCCGGAGACCGGCAAGATCAACTACATCATCGTGCACGACACGGAGACCAGCTGGCAGGGCACGCTACGCCTGGTGCAGGACCCGACGTACGTGAGCTGGCAGTACACGATGCGCTCGTCCGACGGACAGATCTGGCAGCACGTGAAGGCCAAGGACGTCGCCTGGCATGCCGGCAACTGGTACATGAACATGCACAGCATCGGCATCGAGCACGAGGGCTACGCCGCGCAGGGCGCAACCTGGTACACCGAGGCGCTCTACCGCAACTCGGCGCGGCTGGTGCGCTACCTGGCGGAGAAGCACGACATCCCGCTGGACCGCGCGCACATCATCGGTCACGACGAGATCCCGGGCACGCTGCCGACCACGGTGGCCGGCATGCACTGGGACCCGGGACCGTACTGGGACTGGGAGCGCTACTTCGAGCTGCTCGAGGCGCCGATCTACGGGCGCAGCGTGTTCCCGGTGAAGGCCGGCTCGATCGTGACGATCAAGCCCGGTTTCGACGACAACGTCCAGGTGCTCACCAACTGCACCGGTCCCGGCACCACCTGCACGCCGCAGGGCACGAACTTCGTCTACCTGCGCCAGGCGCCGGACGACGCCGCCCCGCTGGTGAAGGACATCGGGCTGCGGCCCAACGCGCCGGCGTCCACCACGCAGGTGTCGGACATCGGGGCCCGTGCGGGCGCCGGCTCGCGGTACGTCGTGGCGCAGCGCTCGGGTGACTGGGTGGCGGTCTGGTACCTCGGCGACCTGGCCTGGTTCAAGAGTCCCGCCTCGAACCCCGACGCCTTCGCGAAGCCCGGCCTCGTGGTGAAGCCGAAGCCCGGCAAGACCACGGTCCCGGTCTACGGCCGCGCGTACCCGGAGCAGGCGGCGTACCCGGCGGGCATTCCGTACCAGCCGGTGACCCCGCTGCAGTACTCGATCAAGGCCGGCCAGGCGTACCCGGTGGGTGACGCGAGCATCGAGACCGACTACTACCGAGCCACCACCTTCGACGGCCAGCCGCCCACCGACCACGTCCAGGTCCTCGGCAACGACCGCTACTACCAGATTTGGTTCGGCCACCGGCTGGCCTACGTCCGCGCCGCCGACGTAGACCTCCGCCCGGCGTTCTGA
- a CDS encoding YbaK/EbsC family protein, which produces MSSHPNVQRVADALRAAGATGEIRILDEAAPTAAAAAAQLGCEVGAIANSLIFDGDGEPVLILTSGAHRVDTGKIAAELGLTKLKRATPEFVKQHTGQPIGGVAPVGHPAPVRTLVDTTLDQYAVVWAAAGIPHSVFPTTYQELLHLTNGIPVAVN; this is translated from the coding sequence GTGAGTAGTCATCCCAACGTGCAGCGCGTGGCCGACGCGTTGCGGGCGGCCGGTGCGACCGGCGAGATCCGGATCCTCGACGAGGCGGCGCCCACCGCGGCGGCCGCGGCGGCGCAGCTCGGCTGCGAGGTCGGGGCGATCGCCAACAGCCTGATCTTCGACGGCGACGGCGAGCCGGTGCTGATCCTGACCTCCGGCGCCCACCGGGTCGACACCGGGAAGATCGCCGCCGAGCTCGGCCTCACCAAGCTCAAGCGGGCCACGCCGGAGTTCGTGAAGCAGCACACCGGCCAGCCCATCGGCGGGGTCGCCCCAGTAGGCCACCCCGCACCCGTCCGCACGCTGGTCGACACCACCCTCGACCAGTACGCCGTGGTCTGGGCAGCAGCCGGCATCCCGCACTCGGTCTTCCCCACCACCTACCAGGAACTCCTCCACCTCACCAACGGCATCCCGGTCGCCGTCAACTGA
- a CDS encoding DUF4037 domain-containing protein, protein MTTFISARELGDNFHAEVIRPLLGDRPYAAGLLGWGSDVLGYDTARSTDHGWGPRLHVFVDAGEVERVTALIDENLPDEYRGYPVRFGWDTQHPVHHVTVSTVAGWLVDHLGFDASAGISTPDWLITPQQKLLGVVAGRVYADDGRLQPIRDALQWYPDDVWLWMLACQWSRIAQEEPFVQRTHEVGDDLGSRVLAARLVRDAMRLALLLRRTYAPYSKWLGTAFARLGHEDGLDEVLADALAADDLPDRERALVTAYGLLARRHNALGITDEVDPAPRQFHDRPATVLGAERFAEACVGRVRDPRLRGLELVGSIDQCADSTDLLSNPVAYRRLVTLYDGRP, encoded by the coding sequence ATGACGACGTTCATCTCGGCGCGCGAGCTCGGCGACAACTTCCATGCCGAGGTGATCCGGCCGCTGCTCGGCGACCGCCCGTACGCCGCAGGCCTGCTCGGCTGGGGATCCGATGTCCTCGGCTACGACACGGCCCGGTCGACGGACCACGGCTGGGGGCCCAGGTTGCACGTGTTCGTCGACGCAGGCGAAGTCGAGCGGGTCACCGCGCTGATCGACGAGAACCTGCCCGACGAGTACCGCGGGTATCCCGTCAGGTTCGGCTGGGACACCCAGCACCCCGTGCACCACGTCACCGTGAGCACGGTCGCCGGGTGGCTCGTCGACCACCTCGGCTTCGACGCGAGCGCCGGAATCAGTACGCCGGACTGGCTGATCACGCCGCAGCAGAAACTGCTCGGCGTCGTCGCCGGCCGCGTGTACGCCGACGACGGCCGGCTGCAGCCGATCCGCGATGCCCTTCAGTGGTACCCGGACGACGTGTGGCTCTGGATGCTCGCCTGCCAGTGGTCGCGGATCGCGCAGGAGGAGCCGTTCGTCCAGCGCACCCACGAGGTCGGCGACGACCTGGGGTCCCGGGTGCTCGCGGCTCGACTGGTGCGCGACGCGATGCGGCTGGCGTTGCTGTTGCGCCGCACCTACGCGCCGTACTCGAAATGGCTCGGTACGGCGTTCGCGCGGCTCGGGCACGAGGACGGGCTCGACGAGGTCCTGGCTGACGCGCTGGCGGCGGACGACCTGCCGGATCGCGAGCGAGCGCTGGTCACGGCGTACGGGCTGCTGGCGCGGCGGCACAACGCGCTGGGGATCACCGACGAGGTGGACCCGGCGCCGCGGCAGTTCCACGACCGGCCGGCGACGGTCCTCGGGGCCGAGCGGTTCGCCGAGGCGTGCGTCGGACGGGTGCGGGATCCGCGGCTGCGTGGCCTGGAGCTGGTCGGGTCGATCGATCAATGTGCCGACAGCACCGATCTGCTGAGCAATCCAGTCGCCTACCGACGGCTGGTCACCCTGTACGACGGGCGGCCGTGA
- a CDS encoding DM13 domain-containing protein translates to MAPSKRRLAGLSLLAGTAVVAAVTLPLFQPWRVFTDKVVDEALPDAVSTGPSTGPKAAPLSIPTSSPAPPTISGGRRTSPTPAPASPSASGPVVLSRGSLITHEHDTSGTVSIVRLADGSRILRLEDLDTSDGPDLKVWLSDAPVLPGRAGWHVFDDGSYHNLGKLKGNRGRQNYVIPAELDLSGFRSVSIWCDRFNVSFGAAQLAAT, encoded by the coding sequence ATGGCCCCCTCGAAACGCCGGCTGGCCGGCCTGAGCCTGCTCGCCGGGACAGCCGTCGTCGCGGCCGTGACCCTGCCGCTCTTCCAGCCGTGGCGCGTGTTCACCGACAAGGTCGTCGACGAGGCGCTGCCCGACGCCGTCAGCACCGGCCCCAGCACCGGTCCGAAGGCTGCTCCGCTTTCCATACCGACATCCTCACCGGCGCCACCGACAATTTCCGGCGGCCGCCGTACCAGCCCCACCCCTGCCCCGGCAAGCCCCAGCGCGTCCGGGCCGGTCGTCCTCAGCCGCGGCAGCCTGATCACCCACGAGCACGACACCTCCGGCACGGTCTCGATCGTCCGGCTCGCGGACGGCTCGCGCATCCTGCGCCTGGAGGACCTCGACACCTCCGACGGGCCCGACCTGAAGGTCTGGCTGAGCGACGCCCCGGTCCTGCCGGGCAGGGCGGGCTGGCACGTGTTCGACGACGGCAGCTACCACAACCTCGGCAAGCTCAAGGGCAACCGCGGCCGGCAGAACTACGTCATCCCCGCCGAGCTCGACCTGTCCGGTTTCCGCAGCGTCTCGATCTGGTGCGACCGGTTCAACGTCTCGTTCGGCGCCGCGCAACTCGCCGCGACCTGA
- a CDS encoding DUF6504 family protein yields the protein MWEFDEAVEVRSGVVDGIESPEQFLWRGRLWRVCSVEARWVETAAWWERGVIGSGVGATATVAAGSSAAVGVLDADWGPQRAVYRVEAGCGRHGRREMFDLAHDPDSGRWQLERVSDR from the coding sequence ATGTGGGAGTTCGACGAGGCCGTCGAGGTGCGTTCGGGCGTCGTGGACGGCATCGAGTCTCCGGAGCAGTTCCTGTGGCGCGGGCGGTTGTGGCGGGTGTGTTCCGTCGAGGCCCGCTGGGTGGAGACCGCCGCCTGGTGGGAGCGCGGCGTGATCGGCTCCGGCGTAGGTGCGACGGCGACCGTGGCTGCGGGTTCCTCTGCGGCCGTCGGGGTGCTGGACGCCGACTGGGGACCGCAGCGTGCGGTCTACCGAGTGGAAGCAGGCTGCGGCCGGCACGGTCGGCGCGAGATGTTCGACCTCGCGCACGACCCGGACTCCGGCCGCTGGCAACTGGAGAGGGTGAGTGATCGATGA
- a CDS encoding SAV_6107 family HEPN domain-containing protein, translated as MTVSPVSPAAAGSASRDLSRARAALAEARETSDHLLKYSSAHVAALRVAAAVLAVRARPVRSGPRRRVQRNAWVLLSEVAPEFGEWATFFAAGAAQRAAAEAGLERAVTTREADDLIRAVETFYDLVESSLRLATQPTLPEYSNPQSVLAQPWMQAS; from the coding sequence ATGACCGTGTCCCCGGTTTCCCCGGCAGCCGCCGGTTCGGCCAGCCGCGACCTGTCGCGCGCCCGGGCCGCCCTGGCCGAGGCCCGCGAGACGAGCGACCACCTGCTCAAGTATTCGAGCGCCCACGTCGCCGCCCTGCGCGTCGCCGCCGCCGTCCTGGCGGTCCGCGCCCGGCCGGTTCGCTCGGGCCCGCGCCGCCGGGTCCAGCGCAACGCCTGGGTGCTGCTGTCCGAGGTCGCCCCGGAGTTCGGCGAGTGGGCCACCTTCTTCGCCGCCGGCGCCGCCCAGCGCGCCGCCGCCGAAGCCGGCCTCGAACGCGCCGTCACCACCCGCGAGGCCGACGACCTGATCCGCGCCGTGGAAACCTTCTACGACCTGGTCGAGTCCAGCCTCCGCCTGGCCACCCAGCCCACCCTGCCCGAGTACTCCAACCCCCAGTCGGTCCTGGCCCAGCCTTGGATGCAGGCCAGCTGA
- a CDS encoding RNA polymerase sigma factor: MPESEARFRQLFDEQYRGLLGYALRRVASPDDAADVVAETMLVAWRRIDEVPDDGTARLWLYGVARRVVANHRRGQLRRGRLAARLHHSVAEITPDPAALSDATTIVRQGLAALSEDDRELLMLIAWDGLEPREAATVLGVPARTVRTRLHRARARLQRLIGDAFDRDGQVRERQHPRPAEEDR; this comes from the coding sequence GTGCCGGAGTCCGAGGCCAGGTTCCGGCAGTTGTTCGACGAGCAGTACCGCGGGTTGCTCGGCTACGCGCTGCGGCGGGTCGCTTCGCCCGACGACGCCGCGGACGTCGTCGCGGAGACGATGCTGGTGGCCTGGCGCCGGATCGACGAGGTGCCCGACGACGGGACCGCACGGTTGTGGCTGTACGGCGTGGCACGCCGGGTCGTCGCCAACCACCGACGCGGTCAGCTCCGGCGAGGGCGGTTGGCTGCCCGTCTGCACCACTCGGTCGCCGAGATCACCCCGGATCCGGCGGCGTTGTCCGACGCGACCACCATCGTCCGGCAAGGGTTGGCCGCGTTGAGTGAGGACGACCGCGAACTGCTCATGCTCATCGCCTGGGACGGACTGGAACCGCGGGAGGCAGCGACCGTGCTCGGCGTACCGGCACGCACGGTCCGGACTCGGTTGCACCGAGCGCGCGCCCGATTGCAGCGATTGATCGGAGACGCCTTCGACCGTGACGGACAAGTACGGGAACGGCAGCACCCGCGACCAGCCGAGGAGGACCGGTGA
- a CDS encoding class I SAM-dependent methyltransferase → MGDRRRRSMRTALVAEALRVALAGRIRTDPAAGLDIVDLGGGTGGFAVPLAVEGHRVTVVDPSPDALASLERRASDEGVSELVRGVQGDAAELPEVAGKSTADAVLCHGVLEVVDDPVQALQAMGSVLRDGGVLSLLVAQRNAVVLARALAGHLAEARTALQDPDGRWGPADPMPRRFDEAGIVAQLAEAGFMVHTVHGVRTFADLVPAAFVDSEPGATEALADLERAASQHPAFRALAPQLHILATR, encoded by the coding sequence ATGGGCGACCGACGTCGGCGTTCGATGCGGACGGCGCTGGTGGCCGAGGCGCTTCGGGTTGCGCTGGCCGGGCGGATCCGGACCGATCCCGCCGCGGGCCTCGACATCGTCGACCTGGGTGGCGGTACGGGCGGGTTCGCGGTGCCGCTGGCGGTGGAGGGGCACCGGGTGACGGTGGTCGACCCGAGCCCGGACGCGCTGGCCTCCCTGGAACGCCGGGCCAGCGACGAAGGCGTCAGCGAACTCGTGCGTGGTGTGCAGGGCGACGCGGCGGAGTTGCCCGAGGTGGCCGGCAAGTCGACGGCCGACGCGGTGCTGTGTCACGGCGTGCTCGAGGTCGTCGACGATCCGGTGCAGGCGTTGCAGGCGATGGGTTCGGTCCTGCGCGACGGCGGGGTGCTGAGTCTTCTGGTTGCCCAGCGCAACGCTGTGGTGCTGGCCCGGGCCCTGGCGGGGCACCTGGCCGAGGCCCGGACGGCGCTGCAGGACCCGGACGGGCGATGGGGGCCGGCCGATCCGATGCCGCGGCGGTTCGACGAGGCGGGCATCGTGGCGCAGTTGGCCGAGGCCGGCTTCATGGTGCACACGGTGCACGGCGTACGGACGTTCGCGGACCTGGTCCCCGCTGCGTTCGTCGACTCCGAGCCCGGGGCCACCGAGGCGCTCGCCGACCTGGAACGCGCCGCCAGCCAGCACCCGGCCTTCCGGGCGCTCGCGCCGCAGCTCCACATCCTCGCCACCCGGTAG
- a CDS encoding DUF3040 domain-containing protein, giving the protein MDRTGGLDWTRPIEIALTMEGSTVPLSEEEQRQFEQLERALAAEDPKFVSAMRGTNVRLYYKRRAVLAGVGFVLGIAILMAGAIIPNTIIGVIGFVVMVACLYVAALSMKRISNTSDSDDLPPPPPPSSRKHRTRHDSSGSFMERMEDRWRRRRDEDL; this is encoded by the coding sequence GTGGACCGCACCGGCGGCCTAGACTGGACTCGGCCTATCGAGATCGCGCTCACCATGGAGGGATCGACGGTGCCCCTCTCGGAAGAAGAGCAGCGCCAGTTCGAGCAGCTCGAACGTGCCCTCGCTGCGGAAGACCCGAAGTTCGTTTCCGCCATGCGAGGCACCAATGTGCGCTTGTACTACAAGCGCCGGGCAGTTCTTGCCGGCGTTGGATTCGTGCTGGGCATCGCCATCCTGATGGCCGGCGCGATCATTCCCAACACCATCATCGGAGTCATCGGCTTCGTGGTGATGGTCGCCTGCCTGTACGTCGCGGCGCTGAGCATGAAGCGGATCAGCAACACCAGCGACAGCGACGACCTGCCGCCGCCTCCGCCTCCGTCGTCCAGGAAGCACCGGACCAGGCACGACTCGTCCGGCAGTTTCATGGAGCGGATGGAAGACCGCTGGCGGCGCCGCCGCGACGAGGACCTCTGA